One region of Mucilaginibacter gotjawali genomic DNA includes:
- a CDS encoding NAD(P)H-quinone oxidoreductase yields MKAIVITQPGAPEVLQIEERPTPACLPDEVLVKVAAAGVNRPDVSQRKGHYPPPPGASPDIPGLEIAGTIIETGANVTRWKVGDKVCALVTGGGYAEYCSVPAGQCLLIPGNLSFVEAASLPETFFTVWSNVFDRGKLQAGETLLVHGGSSGIGVAAIQMAKAMGATVYVTAGSDEKCKFCEDLGAAKAINYEIENFEEEIRQLTNGKGVDVILDMIGGDYTVPNIRCLAFDGRLVLINMMMGKDVKLDLSLIMTKRLTITGSTLRARDTAFKAAIAQSLEENIWPLLASGKIKAIINATFPFEKAAEAHALMESSTHIGKIVLEV; encoded by the coding sequence ATGAAAGCGATTGTGATAACCCAACCCGGCGCCCCTGAAGTATTGCAGATAGAAGAACGGCCCACGCCGGCCTGTTTGCCGGATGAAGTTTTGGTAAAAGTGGCCGCAGCGGGCGTTAACCGCCCTGATGTGTCGCAGCGCAAGGGGCATTACCCGCCGCCGCCCGGGGCATCGCCGGATATACCCGGACTTGAAATTGCCGGAACCATCATCGAAACCGGCGCCAATGTTACCCGCTGGAAGGTTGGCGATAAAGTTTGCGCCCTGGTAACAGGTGGCGGCTATGCGGAATATTGCAGCGTACCCGCGGGCCAATGCCTGCTCATCCCAGGCAACCTGAGTTTTGTTGAAGCGGCATCCCTCCCCGAGACCTTTTTTACCGTTTGGAGTAACGTGTTCGACAGGGGTAAACTACAGGCGGGCGAAACGCTTTTGGTGCATGGCGGATCAAGCGGGATTGGTGTGGCGGCTATTCAAATGGCAAAGGCTATGGGCGCTACCGTTTATGTAACCGCCGGCAGCGATGAAAAATGTAAGTTTTGTGAAGACCTCGGCGCAGCCAAAGCCATCAACTACGAAATAGAAAACTTTGAGGAGGAGATCAGGCAGCTTACCAATGGTAAAGGGGTTGATGTGATTTTAGATATGATAGGCGGCGATTATACCGTACCCAACATCAGGTGCCTGGCTTTTGACGGCAGGCTGGTACTGATTAATATGATGATGGGCAAGGATGTTAAACTCGACCTTTCATTAATAATGACCAAACGGCTCACCATCACAGGCTCTACCCTGCGGGCAAGGGACACGGCCTTTAAAGCTGCCATCGCCCAAAGCCTGGAGGAAAATATATGGCCGCTGCTGGCCTCAGGCAAAATAAAAGCCATCATTAATGCCACCTTCCCGTTTGAAAAAGCGGCCGAAGCACACGCGCTGATGGAAAGCAGCACGCATATCGGGAAGATAGTGTTGGAGGTGTAG
- the atpD gene encoding F0F1 ATP synthase subunit beta — protein sequence MPNIGKISRIIGPVVDVSFAVNAHLPKIYDALEITKQNGQKVILEVQQHLGEDRVRAIAMDSTDGLLRGMDVVDLESAIKMPVGDDIKGRVFNVVGSAIDGIKELDNSAGRPIHASAPRFEDLSTETEVLFTGIKVIDLLEPYSKGGKIGLFGGAGVGKTVLIQELINNIAKAYSGLSVFAGVGERTREGNDLLREMLESGIIKYGDEFMHSMESGGWDLSKVDPEALKDSKATFVFGQMNEPPGARARVALSGLTIAEYFRDGDADGKGRDILFFIDNIFRFTQAGSEVSALLGRMPSAVGYQPTLATEMGSMQERITSTKRGSITSVQAVYVPADDLTDPAPATTFAHLDATTVLSRKIAELGIYPAVDPLDSTSRILSPAILGDEHYNTAQRVKETLQRYKELQDIIAILGMDELSEEDKLVVSRARRVQRFLSQPFHVAEQFTGLKGVLVDIKETIKGFNMIMDGEVDEYPEAAFNLVGSIEEAIEKGKKLLAEANS from the coding sequence ATGCCAAACATTGGAAAAATATCACGGATCATCGGTCCGGTAGTTGACGTAAGCTTCGCAGTTAATGCACATCTTCCAAAAATTTATGATGCATTAGAGATCACCAAACAAAATGGTCAGAAAGTTATTTTAGAAGTTCAGCAGCATTTGGGCGAAGACCGCGTTCGCGCCATCGCGATGGATTCAACCGACGGATTGCTTCGCGGCATGGACGTTGTGGATCTGGAATCGGCTATTAAAATGCCGGTTGGCGATGATATTAAAGGACGTGTATTCAACGTGGTTGGCAGCGCCATCGACGGTATTAAAGAATTGGACAACTCGGCTGGTCGCCCTATCCACGCCAGCGCTCCCCGTTTTGAGGACCTTTCAACCGAAACCGAAGTGCTTTTTACCGGTATCAAGGTGATCGACTTGTTGGAGCCTTACAGCAAGGGTGGTAAAATCGGGTTATTCGGTGGCGCCGGTGTAGGCAAAACCGTATTGATCCAGGAATTGATCAACAACATCGCGAAAGCATACTCAGGTTTATCAGTATTTGCCGGTGTAGGTGAGCGTACCCGCGAAGGTAACGACTTACTGCGCGAAATGCTTGAATCGGGCATCATTAAATATGGTGACGAGTTTATGCATTCGATGGAGTCAGGCGGCTGGGATTTATCCAAAGTTGACCCTGAAGCATTAAAAGATTCAAAAGCAACCTTCGTTTTCGGACAAATGAACGAGCCTCCCGGTGCACGTGCACGTGTGGCACTTTCAGGCTTAACTATTGCAGAATATTTCCGCGACGGTGATGCTGACGGAAAAGGACGCGATATATTATTCTTTATTGATAACATCTTCCGCTTTACCCAGGCAGGTTCCGAAGTATCGGCGTTGCTTGGCCGTATGCCGTCAGCGGTAGGTTACCAGCCAACACTGGCAACCGAGATGGGTAGCATGCAGGAACGGATCACTTCAACCAAACGTGGTTCAATCACCTCTGTACAGGCCGTTTACGTACCTGCGGATGACTTGACCGACCCTGCACCGGCAACAACATTTGCCCACCTGGATGCTACTACCGTATTATCACGTAAGATTGCCGAGTTAGGGATCTATCCTGCGGTGGATCCACTGGATTCAACCTCGCGCATCCTGAGCCCTGCTATTTTGGGCGACGAGCATTACAATACTGCACAACGTGTAAAGGAAACTTTGCAGCGCTATAAAGAGCTACAGGACATTATCGCCATCCTGGGTATGGATGAGTTGAGCGAGGAAGATAAATTGGTTGTATCGCGCGCACGCCGTGTACAGCGTTTCTTATCGCAGCCCTTCCACGTGGCCGAGCAGTTTACGGGCTTAAAAGGTGTACTGGTTGACATTAAAGAAACCATCAAAGGCTTTAACATGATTATGGACGGCGAAGTGGATGAATATCCCGAAGCTGCCTTTAACCTTGTTGGAAGCATTGAAGAAGCGATTGAAAAAGGCAAAAAGCTATTGGCTGAGGCCAATAGCTAG
- a CDS encoding HNH endonuclease has protein sequence MKEGQTLWTKDELLLAINLYNKLMFGQMSQTNKDIIELAHLIGRTPGSVAFKLVNFASLDPRLTQKGMVNASKLDREVWQEYMNNWGDVFFESEVLLAKTKHTTIEKLYDIDLDKYQQREGKEVQRLVKSRVNQEAFRAAVITNFNNQCCITGIGIIELLVASHIVPWSGDNFNRLNPNNGLALNALHDKAFDRHLITVTEGLKIKISSRFYNYKDVLSIKQNFLDYDGKSLIAPKKFYPDIEFLRMHNDLLEA, from the coding sequence ATGAAAGAAGGCCAAACACTTTGGACAAAGGATGAATTGTTGTTGGCCATCAATTTATACAACAAATTGATGTTTGGGCAGATGTCGCAAACCAATAAGGATATTATTGAGCTGGCCCACCTCATTGGCCGAACACCGGGTTCTGTTGCCTTTAAGTTAGTCAATTTCGCCAGCCTTGACCCTCGCTTAACTCAAAAGGGCATGGTAAATGCCAGTAAATTAGATAGGGAAGTATGGCAGGAGTACATGAATAATTGGGGTGATGTTTTTTTTGAGAGTGAAGTTCTTTTGGCTAAAACAAAGCACACAACCATTGAAAAATTATACGATATTGACTTAGACAAATATCAGCAGAGAGAAGGAAAAGAGGTCCAACGTTTGGTTAAGTCCCGGGTAAATCAAGAGGCTTTTAGAGCCGCCGTCATTACCAATTTTAATAATCAATGCTGTATAACTGGCATCGGTATTATCGAATTATTGGTAGCCAGTCATATCGTACCATGGAGTGGTGATAATTTTAATCGATTAAATCCTAATAATGGTTTAGCATTAAACGCTTTGCATGATAAAGCCTTCGACAGGCACCTCATAACCGTTACCGAAGGCCTCAAAATAAAAATATCATCAAGGTTTTATAACTATAAAGATGTGTTGAGTATTAAGCAAAACTTTTTAGATTATGATGGCAAGTCGCTCATCGCCCCGAAGAAGTTTTATCCTGATATAGAATTTTTAAGGATGCATAATGATTTGTTAGAAGCATAA
- the atpC gene encoding ATP synthase F1 subunit epsilon yields MTLEILTPDKTVYEGEATSVTLPGTLGFFEILNNHAPIISTLEDGKVTVRGGNAGKEQTLFIKGGVVEASNNKVVILAEGILEK; encoded by the coding sequence ATGACATTAGAAATCCTGACTCCCGACAAAACCGTTTACGAAGGTGAAGCCACATCGGTAACCCTTCCAGGTACTTTGGGATTTTTTGAAATATTAAATAACCACGCGCCCATCATCAGCACGCTGGAAGATGGCAAAGTAACCGTTCGCGGCGGCAATGCCGGTAAGGAGCAAACGCTTTTTATAAAAGGGGGTGTGGTTGAGGCTTCCAATAACAAAGTAGTGATACTGGCCGAAGGCATATTGGAGAAGTAA